A stretch of Perognathus longimembris pacificus isolate PPM17 chromosome 1, ASM2315922v1, whole genome shotgun sequence DNA encodes these proteins:
- the LOC125357517 gene encoding cytochrome P450 2D17-like: protein MTFLRESFRLVQSPAQSWCNEGCVQRNPARSEAAMGLLTGEALWAVAVAVAVFLLLVDLMHRRQRWAARYPPGPVPLPGLGNLPYMDFQNLPYYFYKLQRRFGDVVGLQMGWTPMVVVSGPEAVREALVQHGEDTADRPPMPAAEHLGFGPRSQGLLLARYGSAWREQRRFSVSTLRNLGLGKKSLEQWVTEEAGCLGAAFADHAGRPFSPKALLNKAVCNVIASLIYARRFEYDDAALDSMLGLLHDKMKEESSIKSVLLNVVPALLCIPGLPGKAFPAHMSFMALLDELLTEHSMTRDPHEPPRDLTDAFLAEVEKAKGNPESSFNEDNLRLVIADLFFAGMVSTSATLSWALLLMILHPDVQGRVQQEIDEVIGQGRQPEMADQARMPFTSAVIHEVQRFADIVPLGVPHMTSRDIDVRGFLIPKGTMLVTNLSSVLKDERVWEQPFRFHPEHFLDAQGRFVKPEAFMPFSVGRRACLGEPLARMELFLFFTCLLQRFSFSVPAGQPRPSDVGVFEALVVPTPYEFCAVPR, encoded by the exons ATGACCTTTCTAAGGGAGTCTTTCCGGTTGGTTCAGAGCCCAGCCCAGTCCTGGTGTAACGAGGGCTGTGTCCAGAGGAACCCAGCCCGCAGCGAGGCAGCCATGGGGCTGCTGACAGGAGAAGCTCTGTgggccgtggccgtggccgtggccgtCTTCCTGCTCCTGGTGGACCTGATGCACCGGCGCCAACGCTGGGCTGCTCGCTACCCGCCAGGCCCGGTGCCACTGCCAGGGCTGGGCAACCTGCCATACATGGATTTCCAGAACCTTCCATACTACTTCTACAAG cTGCAGCGGCGCTTCGGGGACGTGGTCGGCCTGCAGATGGGCTGGACGCCCATGGTGGTGGTCAGCGGGCCGGAGGCCGTGCGCGAGGCGCTGGTGCAGCACGGCGAGGACACCGCCGACCGCCCGCCCATGCCGGCCGCTGAACACCTGGGCTTCGGGCCCAGATCTCAAG gcctgcTATTGGCGCGCTATGGCAGCGCCTGGCGGGAACAGAGGCGCTTCTCCGTGTCCACCCTGCGCAACCTCGGCCTGGGCAAGAAGTCGCTGGAGCAGTGGGTGACCGAGGAGGCCGGCTGCCTCGGGGCGGCCTTCGCTGACCACGCCG GCCGCCCCTTCAGCCCCAAGGCCCTGCTCAACAAGGCTGTGTGCAACGTGATCGCCTCCCTCATCTATGCCCGCCGCTTCGAGTACGACGACGCCGCCCTGGACAGCATGCTGGGCCTGCTCCACGACAAAATGAAGGAAGAGTCCAGCATCAAATCCGTG TTGCTGAACGTGGTCCCCGCGCTCCTGTGCATCCCAGGGCTGCCTGGGAAGGCCTTCCCTGCACATATGTCTTTCATGGCGCTGCTGGACGAGCTGCTCACAGAGCACAGCATGACCCGGGACCCCCATGAGCCGCCCCGAGACCTGACCGACGCCTTCCTGGCTGAGGTGGAGAAG GCCAAGGGGAACCCCGAGAGCAGCTTCAATGAGGACAACCTGCGCTTGGTGATAGCTGACCTATTCTTTGCCGGGATGGTCTCGACCTCGGCCACGCTGTCCTGGGCCCTGCTGCTCATGATCCTGCACCCGGATGTGCAGG GCCGCGTGCAGCAGGAGATCGACGAGGTCATCGGGCAGGGGCGGCAGCCAGAGATGGCGGACCAGGCCCGCATGCCCTTCACGAGCGCCGTGATCCACGAGGTGCAGCGCTTTGCCGACATTGTCCCGTTGGGCGTGCCCCACATGACGTCCCGGGACATTGACGTCCGGGGCTTCCTCATCCCCAAG GGCACCATGCTGGTCACCAACCTGTCCTCGGTGCTGAAGGACGAGCGCGTCTGGGAGCAGCCCTTCCGCTTCCACCCCGAGCACTTCCTGGACGCCCAGGGCCGCTTTGTGAAGCCCGAGGCCTTCATGCCCTTCTCAGTAG GCCGCCGCGCATGCCTGGGGGAGCCGCTGGCGCGCATggagctcttcctcttcttcacctGCCTCCTGCAGCGCTTCAGCTTCTCGGTGCCCGCCGGCCAGCCCCGGCCCAGCGACGTCGGGGTCTTTGAAGCTTTGGTGGTGCCGACTCCCTACGAGTTTTGTGCTGTACCTCGCTAG